In Nitratidesulfovibrio sp., the following are encoded in one genomic region:
- a CDS encoding UvrD-helicase domain-containing protein — protein sequence MPTPTLTQIKASAGSGKTYTLTRRFLSLLADARDEDGRACALAVEGGHCWPDILAVTFTNKAASEMKERVIRLLKEHALADPAQARKDGNDGAWPPARAARWVDIILRRYGALNIRTIDSLLTMLVRLAALELSLPPDFEPAFSPDEYFEPLYDLILDRARRGDVQLRDDVRDACRLLLFHTDLKGFTVGAGLRVRLSQLLQLHLAEGGMSGPALLTAGPDPFDESPGIPHRGGLPDVDTEALAAKLVAIHADMQDATATLSRILADEQLSAAANLHKFLDKCVENSAFSPLSKSAYLDKGGLDDCLLKASKGKGSDEARAAFDAWRDACNDFAVRGRLIQRALQVAPLAGLARAMAAHLPDFQRREGKLPQPLIPLHARDVLNGEFGVSEAFCRMGTRLAHILVDEFQDTSRDQWAAIEPLAVECLSRGGGLTWVGDVKQAIYGWRGGDSDLFDDILASPALTAIVPDPRQETLPRNWRSRVAIVQHNNTVFAQLDDPLRARGVLSAMLGDKTPAHVLDEAAASVARAFAGAAQGVPDRASAQGGLVRIVPVHGEDNGDLRDKVRQQLRALFMDDLAARRPWRDVAVLVRKNDESALVASWLMDWGVPVVTENSLRLADHPLVTQTVALLTFLDYPPNALALWEVLTGCELFGGISGLSDRALRDWLADRCARPADDPRGGKGLLADFRATFPVAWETWLAPFYARAGLMGPYDTVREIFERFRVAQRHPEDIGYVRRFLEVVHNAESRGLTSLATFLEFWVESGGEEKVPMPEAMDAVRVMTMHKSKGLEFPVVVIPFHHQPDRTDPPLVVAELDGQPLLAPLCPEMGDRYHHAQAAAAAEKLHLLYVGWTRPVDELHAYVTSTPFAERNSSLLAGVRALLTGCDIDTEQAYVAGAVPPAREASQEETARPVAQQEENGQDVPPASSEATPTPLPDAAPWRPMQWLPRLKIFRNQLEEFTFTERRRGMLVHACLEQLRLTGAPDQDAARAVAHGMRAFPLPVPEPEATAGELTAMLAWLAALPQAGHWFTHGVPEQSIMDAQGSIHRTDLMVDDGETCTVVEWKTGRPSDDHVAQVRRYLGLLAEGTGRGPGGVRGVLVYLDGRTVRPVELRTTDATRNDATRNDPNEGHRP from the coding sequence ATGCCCACGCCAACGCTGACGCAGATCAAGGCCTCCGCCGGATCGGGAAAAACCTACACCCTGACCCGGCGATTCCTGTCGTTGCTGGCGGACGCCCGCGACGAGGACGGACGGGCCTGTGCGCTGGCCGTGGAGGGCGGGCACTGCTGGCCGGACATCCTGGCAGTGACCTTCACCAACAAGGCCGCGTCGGAGATGAAGGAGCGGGTCATCCGCCTGCTCAAGGAACATGCCCTGGCCGATCCGGCCCAGGCCCGGAAAGACGGAAACGACGGGGCGTGGCCCCCGGCCCGCGCGGCCCGCTGGGTGGACATCATCCTGCGGCGCTACGGCGCGCTGAACATCCGCACCATCGACAGCCTGCTGACCATGCTGGTGCGTCTGGCTGCGCTGGAACTGTCCCTGCCGCCCGACTTCGAGCCCGCCTTCTCGCCCGACGAATACTTCGAGCCGCTGTACGACCTGATTCTGGACCGCGCCCGCCGGGGCGATGTGCAGTTGCGCGACGACGTGCGCGACGCCTGCCGCCTGCTGCTGTTCCACACCGACCTCAAGGGCTTCACCGTTGGGGCGGGGCTGCGGGTGCGCCTTTCGCAGCTCTTGCAGTTGCATCTGGCGGAGGGTGGCATGTCTGGCCCAGCCCTCTTAACTGCCGGCCCAGACCCCTTCGATGAAAGCCCCGGCATCCCTCACCGGGGCGGCCTACCCGATGTGGACACCGAGGCTCTGGCGGCCAAGCTGGTTGCCATCCACGCGGACATGCAGGACGCCACCGCAACCCTGTCGCGCATCCTGGCCGATGAACAACTTTCCGCCGCCGCCAACCTGCACAAATTTCTGGACAAGTGCGTGGAAAACAGCGCCTTTTCCCCACTGTCCAAGTCTGCCTATCTGGACAAGGGCGGGCTGGACGACTGCCTGCTGAAGGCGTCAAAAGGCAAGGGCAGCGACGAGGCCCGCGCGGCCTTCGACGCCTGGCGCGACGCCTGCAACGACTTTGCCGTGCGCGGGCGGCTCATCCAGCGCGCCTTGCAGGTGGCCCCGCTGGCCGGTCTGGCCCGGGCCATGGCCGCGCACCTGCCCGACTTCCAGCGGCGCGAGGGCAAGCTGCCCCAACCGCTCATCCCCCTGCACGCCCGCGACGTGCTGAACGGCGAGTTCGGCGTGTCGGAAGCCTTCTGCCGCATGGGCACGCGCCTTGCGCACATCCTTGTCGACGAATTTCAGGACACCAGCCGCGACCAGTGGGCCGCCATCGAGCCGCTGGCCGTGGAATGCCTGTCGCGCGGCGGCGGGCTGACCTGGGTGGGCGACGTGAAGCAGGCCATCTACGGCTGGCGCGGCGGCGATTCCGACCTGTTCGACGACATTCTGGCATCGCCCGCGCTCACCGCCATCGTGCCCGATCCCCGGCAGGAAACCCTGCCCCGCAACTGGCGCAGCCGCGTGGCCATCGTGCAGCACAACAACACCGTGTTCGCGCAACTGGACGACCCGCTGCGCGCACGGGGGGTGCTGTCGGCCATGCTGGGCGACAAGACGCCAGCCCACGTGCTGGACGAGGCCGCCGCGTCGGTGGCGCGGGCCTTTGCCGGGGCGGCGCAGGGGGTTCCGGACAGGGCATCGGCCCAGGGCGGGCTGGTGCGCATCGTCCCCGTGCACGGCGAGGACAACGGAGACCTACGCGACAAGGTGCGCCAGCAACTGCGGGCGCTGTTCATGGACGATCTGGCCGCCCGCCGCCCGTGGCGCGACGTGGCCGTGCTGGTGCGCAAGAACGACGAATCCGCGCTGGTGGCCTCGTGGCTCATGGACTGGGGCGTACCGGTGGTGACCGAAAACAGCCTGCGTCTGGCCGACCATCCGCTGGTGACGCAGACCGTGGCCCTGCTGACATTCCTGGACTACCCGCCCAACGCGCTGGCCCTGTGGGAAGTGCTGACCGGCTGCGAGTTGTTCGGCGGCATCAGCGGCCTTTCCGACCGTGCGCTGCGCGACTGGCTGGCCGACCGCTGCGCCCGTCCCGCCGACGACCCGCGCGGCGGCAAGGGGCTGCTGGCCGATTTTCGCGCCACCTTCCCCGTGGCATGGGAAACGTGGCTGGCCCCGTTCTACGCCCGTGCCGGACTGATGGGCCCCTATGACACGGTACGCGAAATCTTCGAGCGCTTCCGCGTGGCGCAACGCCACCCGGAGGACATCGGCTACGTGCGCCGCTTTCTGGAGGTGGTGCACAATGCGGAGTCGCGCGGGCTCACCTCGCTGGCCACCTTTCTGGAGTTCTGGGTCGAAAGCGGCGGCGAGGAAAAGGTGCCCATGCCGGAAGCCATGGACGCCGTGCGGGTGATGACCATGCACAAGTCCAAAGGGCTGGAATTTCCGGTGGTGGTCATCCCCTTCCATCATCAGCCGGACCGCACCGACCCGCCGCTGGTGGTGGCGGAACTGGACGGCCAGCCGCTGCTGGCCCCGCTGTGCCCGGAAATGGGCGACCGCTATCACCACGCGCAGGCGGCAGCAGCAGCCGAAAAGCTGCACCTGCTCTACGTGGGCTGGACGCGGCCCGTGGACGAACTGCATGCCTACGTTACCTCCACCCCGTTCGCGGAACGGAACTCTTCGCTGCTGGCCGGAGTGCGCGCCCTGCTGACCGGGTGCGACATCGACACGGAGCAGGCGTACGTGGCAGGCGCGGTGCCCCCGGCGCGGGAAGCATCGCAGGAGGAAACGGCTCGGCCGGTGGCGCAGCAGGAAGAAAATGGGCAGGACGTACCGCCCGCATCGTCCGAGGCAACGCCGACACCTCTGCCGGACGCCGCCCCGTGGCGGCCCATGCAATGGCTGCCGCGCCTGAAGATTTTCCGCAACCAGCTGGAGGAATTCACCTTCACCGAGCGACGGCGCGGCATGCTGGTACACGCCTGCCTGGAACAGCTGCGCCTTACCGGCGCCCCGGACCAGGACGCCGCCCGCGCCGTGGCCCACGGCATGCGCGCCTTCCCCCTGCCGGTGCCGGAACCGGAGGCCACCGCGGGCGAACTCACCGCCATGCTGGCGTGGCTGGCGGCGCTGCCGCAGGCCGGGCACTGGTTCACCCATGGCGTGCCGGAACAGTCCATCATGGACGCGCAGGGCAGCATCCACCGCACCGACCTCATGGTGGACGACGGGGAAACCTGCACCGTGGTGGAATGGAAGACGGGCCGCCCCTCCGACGACCACGTGGCCCAGGTGCGCCGCTACCTCGGCCTGCTGGCCGAGGGCACCGGACGCGGCCCCGGCGGTGTGCGCGGCGTGCTGGTGTACCTTGACGGGCGCACGGTGCGGCCCGTGGAACTGCGCACCACCGACGCCACCCGGAACGACGCCACCCGGAACGATCCCAATGAAGGACACCGCCCGTGA
- a CDS encoding ATP-dependent 6-phosphofructokinase — protein sequence MPSTLYDNGTLQLDTSIPVLGQAKIPTPLCYGNYADEQGIPLFLDREHIAELGAESVPLLFESAGPRSHLYFDSSKTKCAIVTCGGLCPGINDVIRAIVMEAYHAYNVPAVIGIRYGLEGFIPKYRHEFMELTPDKVSDIHQFGGTILASSRGPQSPEEVVDALERMNVSALFMIGGDGTMRAASGIVAEIARRNLRISVIGIPKTIDNDINFISQSFGFETAVYKATEAIQCAHVEALGAMNGVGLVKLMGRESGFIAAHATLSLKEVNFVLIPEVRFSLHGEGGLLPALEKRLRSRAHAVIVVAEGAGQHLLEGTGETDASGNPILGDIATLLRTEIKRYCDERALPYSLKYIDPSYIIRSVPANANDRVYCGFLGQHAVHAAMAGRTGMVVSKLMDRYVHLPLDLVTRTRRKLNVASDYWRAVLESTGQVDLAGMVPDTTRACPI from the coding sequence ATGCCCTCGACCCTTTACGACAACGGCACCCTGCAACTGGATACCTCCATCCCCGTCCTGGGGCAGGCCAAGATTCCCACGCCGCTCTGCTACGGCAATTACGCCGACGAACAGGGCATCCCCCTGTTTCTCGACCGCGAGCACATCGCCGAACTGGGCGCGGAATCGGTGCCCCTGCTGTTCGAATCCGCCGGGCCGCGCAGCCACCTGTATTTCGACTCTTCCAAGACCAAGTGCGCCATCGTCACCTGCGGCGGCCTGTGCCCCGGCATCAACGACGTGATCCGGGCCATCGTCATGGAGGCGTACCACGCCTACAACGTGCCCGCCGTCATCGGCATCCGCTACGGGCTTGAAGGGTTCATCCCCAAGTACCGCCACGAATTCATGGAACTGACCCCGGACAAGGTGTCGGACATCCACCAGTTCGGCGGCACCATCCTGGCCTCGTCGCGCGGGCCGCAGTCGCCCGAAGAAGTGGTGGACGCGCTGGAACGCATGAACGTCAGCGCCCTGTTCATGATCGGCGGCGACGGCACCATGCGCGCGGCATCGGGCATCGTGGCCGAAATCGCGCGGCGCAACCTGCGCATCTCGGTCATCGGCATCCCCAAGACCATCGACAACGACATCAATTTCATCAGCCAGTCGTTCGGCTTCGAAACCGCCGTGTACAAGGCCACGGAAGCCATCCAGTGCGCCCACGTCGAGGCGCTGGGGGCCATGAACGGCGTGGGCCTGGTCAAGCTGATGGGGCGCGAGTCGGGCTTCATCGCCGCGCACGCCACCCTTTCGCTGAAGGAAGTGAACTTCGTGCTCATTCCCGAGGTGCGCTTTTCGCTGCACGGCGAAGGGGGGCTTTTGCCCGCGCTGGAAAAGCGGCTGCGCTCGCGCGCCCATGCCGTCATCGTGGTGGCCGAAGGCGCGGGCCAGCACCTGCTGGAAGGCACCGGAGAAACCGACGCCTCGGGCAACCCCATCCTCGGGGACATTGCCACCCTGCTGCGCACCGAAATCAAGCGCTACTGCGATGAACGGGCGCTGCCCTACTCGCTGAAGTACATCGACCCCAGCTACATCATCCGTTCCGTGCCCGCCAATGCCAACGACCGCGTATACTGCGGCTTTCTGGGCCAGCACGCCGTGCATGCCGCCATGGCCGGGCGCACCGGCATGGTGGTGTCCAAGCTGATGGACCGGTACGTGCACCTGCCGCTGGATCTGGTGACGCGCACCCGGCGCAAGCTGAACGTGGCGTCCGACTACTGGCGGGCGGTGCTGGAGTCCACCGGTCAGGTGGATCTGGCGGGGATGGTGCCGGATACCACCCGAGCCTGCCCCATTTGA
- a CDS encoding PD-(D/E)XK nuclease family protein has translation MTGPDDILMPGVPSASRPKRTTARRTAPRAPHAPHAAHASRGPRPFLIFPWDTDFLAGLTDTLIEVTGGRPGDAVFVFPHGRPGRYLVDRIRRAPGIARPCLLPRVFTVRQMFTLLRAHAEDPTARPARPIPLLDRVGLLMDCVRGLARPGDELYEHLAATDQRRFFPWGVRLAALMEEFFVQDRVPEDYQYMEGQVAPFAAALLGALGRIHEAYATALTERGWTTPGFDAFRSVRLLPGPAETGRAAERPDGFTLPPLLAGKRLFVAGFSTLTGTEEALFLHLWRHEEATVCLHTDAAVAELGARPVHWTCEDHVRWLTAWRAGAALACPSSGHTPSITFHEGYDLHSQLLVMEKELRAEKQGTRGPGNDGGGTSSDNAARSGNLKESSLTPAIESTEGSALPAPDADELAGTAVVLPDTGLLMPVLHHLPDKDVNISMGYPLVRSTLVRLVETLMRLQETARPATSLSLPEEGLEEGPEAGSDEMFVPTLGGAGTAPSVLCYHWRTVIECIRHPYLKMLELDGERPLRDLFHLMENVVRGGASFVDPRALARQVAQKAPGGEHGPAADLLHRVLDLCLTRWETADTPARVADVVGALCDLLLAHGGTLWERFPIDAECLFRLMQRVIPALRDCELADTPFPREVLHTILRETLREERVPFEATPLAGLQVLGMLETRLLRFRRVIVLDATEDRLPGAPGHDPLLPDSLRAMAGLPDSRRRERVAAHNFHRLLAGAEQAVLCYQTGVDRSGLLDEKKIRSRFVEELLWREERARGGLLSPGQPPLHAVACTVRPFRSAPRPMERTPAINDALERLLDAPVSPSTLDAWLTCPVRFFHERLAGLAPPDEVNEGDDPIAVGDLLHKVLLDFHLSHKGREVRRNELSAEHLTRLFLQRLGASGLSAQLPPDALLMLEVAGPERLGRYLSRQPERFTVLELEESVEATIDVPGSAGRRVRRLHGRVDRVDLRGFEDGEGAVILDYKTGKVEWKPSAWSDEALWERMEIWTPDRDPDLLADVAAALHGVQLPAYVHMYGQQSGRDVHDAAWVILRDAGQELPLFGDGVDDETRDAAITTRIPALLAFLLRHMAEAPLLLPRDGKHCDWCSCTKLCKMRA, from the coding sequence GTGACCGGTCCAGACGATATCCTCATGCCCGGCGTACCGTCCGCCTCCCGGCCCAAGCGCACCACCGCCCGGCGCACCGCGCCGCGCGCACCCCATGCTCCGCATGCTGCCCATGCTAGCAGGGGCCCGCGCCCGTTCCTGATCTTTCCGTGGGATACGGACTTCCTGGCCGGGCTTACCGATACGCTCATCGAGGTCACCGGCGGTCGCCCCGGCGATGCCGTGTTCGTCTTTCCGCATGGTCGCCCGGGCCGCTACCTTGTGGACCGCATCCGCCGCGCCCCCGGCATTGCCCGGCCCTGCCTGCTGCCCCGCGTGTTCACGGTGCGCCAGATGTTCACCCTGCTGCGCGCCCACGCAGAAGACCCCACGGCGCGCCCGGCCCGGCCCATCCCCCTGCTGGACCGGGTGGGCCTGCTCATGGACTGCGTGCGCGGCCTGGCCCGCCCCGGCGATGAACTGTACGAGCACCTGGCCGCCACGGACCAGCGCCGGTTCTTTCCGTGGGGCGTGCGCCTTGCCGCGCTGATGGAGGAATTCTTCGTTCAGGACCGCGTGCCGGAAGACTACCAGTACATGGAAGGCCAGGTGGCCCCCTTTGCCGCCGCCCTGCTGGGCGCGCTGGGCCGCATCCACGAGGCATACGCAACGGCACTGACCGAGCGCGGCTGGACCACGCCGGGCTTCGACGCCTTTCGCTCCGTGCGCCTGCTGCCCGGCCCCGCCGAAACGGGCCGCGCCGCCGAACGCCCCGACGGCTTCACCCTGCCCCCGCTGCTGGCGGGCAAACGGCTGTTCGTGGCCGGGTTCTCCACCCTCACCGGCACGGAAGAAGCGCTGTTCCTGCACCTGTGGCGGCACGAAGAGGCCACGGTGTGCCTGCACACCGACGCAGCCGTTGCGGAACTGGGCGCGCGCCCGGTGCACTGGACCTGCGAGGATCACGTGCGCTGGCTGACCGCGTGGCGGGCCGGGGCCGCACTGGCCTGCCCGTCGTCCGGGCACACCCCGTCGATCACCTTTCATGAAGGTTACGACCTGCATTCGCAATTGCTGGTCATGGAAAAGGAACTGCGCGCCGAAAAGCAAGGGACGCGCGGCCCCGGCAACGATGGCGGGGGCACTTCTTCCGACAACGCGGCCCGATCCGGCAATTTGAAGGAATCGAGTCTAACGCCAGCAATCGAAAGCACCGAAGGTTCTGCCCTTCCCGCGCCGGACGCCGACGAACTGGCGGGCACGGCGGTGGTGCTGCCCGACACCGGGCTGCTCATGCCCGTGCTGCACCACCTGCCGGACAAGGACGTGAACATCTCCATGGGGTACCCGCTGGTGCGCTCCACGCTGGTGCGGCTGGTGGAAACCCTGATGCGCCTGCAGGAGACCGCCCGGCCCGCCACCTCACTGTCCTTGCCGGAAGAAGGGCTGGAAGAAGGGCCGGAGGCAGGATCGGATGAAATGTTCGTCCCCACCTTGGGCGGTGCGGGCACCGCGCCGTCCGTCCTGTGCTACCACTGGCGCACGGTCATCGAGTGCATCCGCCACCCGTACCTGAAGATGCTGGAACTGGACGGCGAACGCCCCCTGCGCGACCTGTTCCACCTCATGGAAAACGTGGTGCGCGGCGGGGCCAGCTTCGTGGACCCGCGCGCGCTGGCCCGCCAGGTGGCCCAGAAGGCCCCCGGCGGCGAACACGGCCCGGCAGCCGACCTGCTGCACCGCGTGCTGGACCTGTGCCTGACCCGCTGGGAAACGGCGGACACCCCGGCCCGCGTGGCCGATGTGGTGGGTGCGCTGTGCGACCTGCTGCTGGCCCACGGCGGCACCCTGTGGGAGCGCTTTCCCATCGACGCGGAATGCCTGTTCCGGCTCATGCAGCGGGTCATTCCCGCCCTGCGCGACTGCGAACTGGCGGACACGCCCTTCCCGCGCGAGGTGCTGCACACCATCCTGCGCGAAACCCTGCGCGAGGAGCGCGTACCCTTCGAGGCCACGCCGCTGGCCGGGTTGCAGGTGCTGGGCATGCTGGAAACCCGCCTGCTGCGCTTTCGCCGGGTCATCGTGCTGGACGCCACCGAAGACCGCCTGCCCGGCGCGCCGGGGCACGACCCGCTGCTGCCCGACAGCCTGCGCGCCATGGCCGGGCTGCCCGATTCGCGCCGCCGCGAGCGGGTGGCCGCGCACAACTTCCACCGCCTGCTGGCCGGGGCGGAACAGGCAGTGCTGTGCTACCAGACCGGCGTGGACCGCAGCGGCCTGCTGGACGAAAAGAAGATCCGCAGCCGCTTCGTGGAAGAACTGCTGTGGCGCGAGGAACGCGCGCGAGGCGGACTGCTTTCACCAGGCCAGCCCCCGCTGCATGCCGTGGCGTGCACGGTGCGCCCGTTCCGTTCCGCGCCGCGCCCCATGGAACGCACCCCCGCCATCAACGATGCGCTGGAGCGGCTGCTGGACGCGCCCGTATCGCCTTCCACCCTCGACGCCTGGCTGACCTGCCCGGTGCGCTTCTTTCACGAGCGGCTGGCCGGGCTGGCCCCGCCGGACGAGGTGAACGAAGGCGACGACCCCATTGCCGTGGGCGACCTGCTGCACAAGGTGCTGCTGGACTTCCACCTGTCCCACAAGGGGCGCGAGGTGCGCCGCAACGAACTTTCCGCCGAACACCTCACCCGCCTGTTCCTGCAACGGCTGGGGGCCTCGGGCCTTTCCGCCCAGTTGCCGCCCGACGCCCTGCTGATGCTGGAAGTGGCCGGGCCGGAACGCCTTGGCCGCTACCTGTCCCGCCAGCCGGAACGGTTCACCGTGCTGGAACTGGAGGAATCGGTGGAGGCCACCATCGACGTGCCGGGCAGCGCGGGGCGTCGCGTGCGCCGCCTGCATGGCCGGGTGGACCGGGTGGACCTGCGCGGATTCGAGGACGGTGAAGGCGCGGTGATCCTGGACTACAAGACCGGCAAGGTGGAATGGAAGCCCTCCGCATGGTCCGACGAGGCGCTGTGGGAACGCATGGAGATATGGACCCCCGACCGCGACCCCGACCTGCTGGCCGACGTGGCCGCCGCCCTGCACGGCGTGCAGCTTCCGGCATATGTCCACATGTACGGCCAGCAGTCCGGGCGTGACGTGCACGACGCCGCCTGGGTCATCCTGCGGGATGCCGGGCAGGAACTGCCCCTGTTCGGCGACGGCGTGGACGACGAAACCCGCGATGCGGCCATCACCACCCGCATTCCCGCCCTGCTCGCCTTTCTGTTGCGGCACATGGCCGAAGCGCCGTTGCTGCTGCCGCGCGACGGCAAACATTGCGACTGGTGCTCTTGCACGAAACTGTGTAAAATGCGTGCCTGA